Genomic window (Lujinxingia vulgaris):
CTGGCGCGCTGACCTGGCCGCGCGAGCCGCTTAAGCGACGTGCGAAGCCCCCCTTAAGCGGGACCTCCCAGAGATCGTCTTCGCTGACAAAAACCACGCGCTCGCCATGCACACTCGGGTAGCGGTAGTAGCCCTGCTCATCGGGCTGAAGATCGAGGGGGGCAGCGCTAACATCGCTCATGTGGTGCACATCCTGGCAGGTTCATTTCAGGGCAACGCAACATCCAGAACGCCCGGGTGGGCGCGCAGCTGGACAGCTCTATTGCATGAGGGGGGACATTTCAATCACGCAGCGGGCGAAATGACGCGCTGCGGCAAGAACTACGCGGGGTTAGGTCGGTTGAATACGCCTTGTGATGCTGGCGTATCACGCTAGTATCGTGCGTCACTCGCGCTCGTTTACTACGCCGTAAGCCAACGTTGACGCCATGCCTGCTGCATTGGGATCACCCTGAGCTGCGTTGCAAATCCTCGACGATGCTAAAGCATCGCCTGCGCTTTGCGCCTTGCTCAGGTCACTCTTAATCTCGCATTCAAAGGCGTCACCATTGCCTCACGGCGTTAAAGTTGGCCTGCGGCAAGCCGAATTCTCGGCTCGCCACCGGCGCTCATCCCGATTCGATTCGGCCCTTTTTGCGGAGGTTGCCTGTGCGTCCATATCCTATGGTTCTGATGATCCTTTTGATGCTCGCGCTCAGCGCGCCTGCGGCCGCCCAGCAGGACGGCAACTGGGAGGCGCTTGGCGACTCCGACGGGGTGGCGATCTCGCGGATGCAGGTGGAGGGCTCGTCGGTCTTTGCGTTTCGCGGTGAGATTGTGGCGGACGTGCATATCGGAAAGATCCTGACGGTGTTTGCCGACGGCGATCAACGCCGCCACTGGGTGGATCGTTATGATGATCACGGCACGCTGGAGCGCGGTGAGCTCAGCGAGCGTTACTGGATTCGTTTTGGGCTGCCCTTTCCGATCAAAGATCGGGATTATGTGCTGCAGACCAACGGCCGTCTGAATCAGGACGATCAGGTCTTCATCGCGACGATCGAGTCGGTGGACGACGCGCGTCGGCCGGAGAACGACTGCTGCGTGCGGGCGATGACCTACTCGACCTATTACCGCTTTGAGGCGTTGGAGGGGGAACGTACGCGCATGATCGTGGAGGTCCACACCGATCCCAAAGGTCTTTTGCCCAACTGGCTGGTCAACCGCATTCAGCGTGACTGGCCTTCGAAGACGCTGGGCGGGCTGATTCGCCAGGCCAAGAAGGGCGATCAGCCGCTCTACGGGCCGGTGGCCGACTGGCACACGCGGTGAGTGAGCGGGCGGGTTATGTGCTGGCCGGGGGCCAGGCCCGGCGTCTGGGTGAAGATAAGGGGCGCGCGCAGCTGGCCGAGGGCGTAACGCTGCTGAACTGGGTGACCGGGAGGTTGGCGCCGGCGGTGGGGAGCTGGACGGCGGTGGGGGCTTCGGCCGGCGAGTATGGGGATCTGGGGGTGCGCACCATTGGCGACAGGTGGCCGGGGCAGGGGCCGCTGGGGGGGATCGCGACGGCGGCGCTCGATCGTGCCGAGGGATGGTTTTTTGTGACGAGCTGCGACGCGGTGTGGGCGCGCGCCGCATGGGTCGAAGCGCTCTGGGAGGCCAGACGGGCGCCGGCGGTGGTCTATGAGCATCAGGGGCGGCTGGAGCCGCTCTTTGGCTGGTATCGGGCCGAGCTGGCACCTGAGCTTGAGGCGGCGATGGAGGGGGGCCAGCGCTCGGTGTGGCGCTTTTTAGAAGCGGTCGGAGCGCGGCGTATCGAAGCACCGGGGGGGTGGGAGAGCGGGCAGGGAATCAACGATCCTCAAGCGCTGGCGCGGGCGCGCGAGATCGCGCAGAAGATTCTTCGGGGCGATCGTTGACAGGTCTTAAGCGTGTTTAAACTTGGCTTCATCGTGACACCGACGGAAGTCGACGCAGGGGGTGTCTCGGCGCAGTAGGCGGGCTTGTCTGAACAGGCCCGCAGCGAGCGTTGTGTGCTCTTCGACCAACGAATAACGCGCTGTAGCTGACCTGACTTAACCCTCCACCATCAGGAGACTTCCGATGACGCAGCCCTCCACAGAAGGCGCTGGCCTGCCCGACGCGATTACGATTCTCGGCGATGTCGCCCCCGGCTATGAGCGGATCTTAAGTCCGGAGGCGCTGGGTTTTGTGGCGGCGATGCACCGGGAGTTCGAGGGCCGGCGCCGCCAACTTCTCGCGGATCGACGCCGCCGTCAGGAGGCGATCGATAGCGGCGCCAACCCCGGCGCTCCGGCCGATACCCGGGCGATTCGCCAGGGGGAGTGGCAGGTGGCCCGGGTGCCCCAGGATATGCAGCGACGCACCGTGGAGATCACCGGCCCGGTCGATCGCAAGATGATCATCAACGCGCTCAACTCCGGCGCTAACACCTTCATGGCCGACTTTGAGGACGCCACCTCCCCGACCTGGTCCAACGTGGTCGAGGGGCAGAGCAACCTCTTTGATGCGGTGCGCCGCCAGATCGACTTTCGCGATGAGGCGCGCGGCAAGGAGTATAAACTTTCCGAAAACCCGGCCACGTTGATGGTGCGTCCCCGCGGCTGGCACTTTCCCGAGAAGCATGTGCTCGTCGACGGGCAGGAGATTTCGGCGAGTTTGTTCGATTTTGGGATGTACTTCTTTCATAACGCGAAGGAGTTGGTGCAGCGCGGAAGCGGGCCTTACTTCTACCTGCCCAAGCTGGAGAGTCATCGGGAGGCGGCGTTGTGGAATGACGTCTTCTTGATGGCCCAGCAGCGCCTGGGGCTGGAGAGCGGCACGATCAAAGCGACGGTGCTGGTGGAGACGATTCACGCCGCCTTTGAGATGGAGGAGATCCTCTACGCGCTGCGCGAGCATAGCGCGGGGCTTAACGCGGGGCGCTGGGATTATATCTTCAGCGTGATCAAGACCTTCCGGGCCCGCCAGGAGATGGTGCTTCCGGATCGCGCGCAGATCACGATGAGCGTGCCTTTTATGCGCGCCTACGCCGAGCGCCTGGTGCACGTCTGCCACAAGCGCGGGGCGCATGCGATCGGGGGGATGGCGGCCTTTATCCCCTCGCGGCGCGATGAGGCGGTCAATGAGCGCGCGCTGGCAGCAGTACGCGGCGATAAGGAGCGCGAGGCCGGCGACGGTTTTGACGGCACCTGGGTGGCGCACCCGGATCTGGTGGAGGTGGCGCGTGAGCCTTTTGAGGCGGTGCTCAAAGGGCGACCGCACCAGAAAGACCGCCGCCGCGAGGTCAGCGCCATCAGCGATCAGGAGCTGCTCAACTTCCGCGTGGCCGAGGGGCGCATCACCGAGGAGGGGCTGCGCACCAACATCAACGTGGGGCTGCAGTACATCGCCTGGTGGATGCAAGGCCTGGGGGCGGTGGCGCTCTACAACCTGATGGAAGATGCGGCCACCGCCGAGATCAGCCGCTCGCAGATCTGGCAGTGGTTGCATCGCCCCGATGTGGTGCTCGACGACGGGCGCCGGGTGGATCGGGAGCTCTACGAACGTCTGGTCGACGAGGAGCTCATGGCGATCCGCGAGGCGATGGGCAGTGAGCGCTATGAGGCTCTTCCCTTTGAGCGGGCGCGTCAGATCTTCGATGAGGTGGCGACCTCCGAGGACTTCCCCGAGTTCTTCACCCTGGTGGCCTACGAGACGCTCTGAGCGTCGGGCTGGCAAAGATCCGCACGCCGTAGATTGAAGGTATAGAAAACAAGGCCGCGACGTCGTGGCGGAGAGGCGCAGGATGCGCCCCCCCATGGCGGCCTGTTCATCATCGACTTGATTGAGAACAGGAGCAGCAGATGAGTCAGGCCCAATCTTCCGAAGCGTTGCAGGCACAGTGGGACAAAGATCCGCGTTGGCGCGGGGTGCAGCGCCCTTATCCGGCGTCGCAGGTCTTTAAGCTGCGAGGCAGCGTGCCGATCACCTACACCCTGGCCGAGAGGGGCGCGGTGCGCCTGTGGGAGCTCTTTCACGACCGGCCCTTTGTGCGCTGTTTGAGCGCGGTCACCGGCAATCAGGCGATCCAGCAGGTGCAGGCGGGGCTGGAGGCGATCTACATCAGCGGGTGGCAGGTCGCCGGCGATGCCAACTCGGCGCGCGGGGTCTACCCCGACCAGAGCCTCTATCCGGTGGACTCGGTGCCCAAGCTCGTCGATCGGGTCAACCGCGCGCTGCAGCGCGCCGACCAGGTGGCGCATATCGAGGGCACCCCGAAGCGCGACTGGTTTGCGCCGATCGTGGCGGATGCGGAGGCGGGCTTTGGCGGCAACCTCAACGCCTTTGAGCTGATGAAGGCGATGATCGAGGCCGGCGCCTCGGGGGTGCATTTTGAGGATCAGCTCTCGTCGGCCAAGAAGTGCGGGCATATGGGCGGCAAGGTGCTCGTGCCCACCAGCGAGTTCATCCAGAAGCTTGTGGCTGCGCGCCTGGCCTCCGACGTGATGGGGGTGCCCACGGTGCTGGTCGCCCGCACCGACGCCCACTCGGCGAAGTTGCTCACCAGCGACATCGACCCGATGGATCGCCCCTTCATCAAGGCCGAGAGCGGGCGCAGCGCCGAGGGCTTCTACACCATCCGCGGCGGGCTGGAGTTCGCCATTGAGCGGGCGATGGCCTACGCACCTTACGCCGACATGCTCTGGTGTGAGACGTCGACGCCGGATCTGGGTGAGGCCGAGGAGTTCGCGAAAGAAGTTCGGTCGAAGTACCCCGACAAACTTCTGGCCTACAACTGCTCTCCATCGTTCAACTGGAGGCAGAACCTCGATGATCGCACCATCGCGCGTTTCCAGGAGAAGCTCGGTGAGATGGGCTACGCGCTGCAGTTTGTGACCCTCTCGGGGTGGCATTCGCTGAACGCGGCGATGTTCGAGCTGGCGTTGGACTATCGGGAGCGAGGCATGGCGGCCTACTCCCAGCTGCAGGAGCACGAGTTTGAGCTGGCCCGCCAGCAGAACTACAGCGCGGTGCGCCACCAGGCTTTTGTGGGCGCGGGCTACTTCGATGAGGTTCAGCTCACGATCACCGGCGGCGAGTCGCAGACGGTGGCGATGCGTGGGTCGACCGAAGAAGACCAGTTTTGAGACGTTTCCCAGAGTTCGCCCGGAGTATGTGGTGGGCGATCTGCGGGGGGGATGGGGGGAACCAGAAGGGCGCTCGGAGTCGTGGCGAGCGCTCTCAGGGGGGAGGCGGGTTTGCCCGGTGTGAGGGGCGGGCTGCCTGCAGAGGGGGGCATTACGCCCTCTTCGGTCGATGTACCGGGCGCGCCGGTGAGAGCCGGTCGCGCTTACAAGGCGGAGGCGTTGCCGGGGCCGACGCCCCCGCCTTCGGCTGACCTCCCCGGCGGCGCGTTGCGTGCTTCGCTCGCGCCGCCCCACTGAGACGACGACACTGCGCTGCGCGCGCGCAGCGCGACGCAGCGCAGTGCAAAGATTGCCGTACAAGTTGCTGTACAATTGGCCTGGGGGGAGCCGGGGCCCCTCCCATGCTTTGCTCAATGAGCGGTGTTGGAGGGGCCCTAATCCTTTGATGCGATGGGGAGAATGAGCGGTTTGACACGCTTTTTGGCGAGGACTACCTTCGGCGCGCCTTCAGCCCTTGCCGGAGCTACCCCATGTCGAAAACTCGTCCTTCTCATTCGCCCCGCGAGGCGATCCTGCTGGTCGCCGGGACCGGCAGCCGCCTGCGTCCTCTGACCGAAGACCGCCCCAAATGCCTGCTGGAAGTCGGTGGAGTAGCGTTGCTCAAGCGCCTGCTCGACCAGCTCGCTGCGGTCGGCATTGAGCGCGCCATCCTGGTCACAGGTTACCTGCATGAGCGTATGGTCGCTCAGGTGGAGTCCTGGGATCTGGGCCTGGAGGTCGCCTTTGCGCCAAATCCGACCTATGCCAGCGAAAACAACGCGGTCTCAACGCTGGTCGGGATGCGCGCGCTTCAGGGCGACTCGTTTTTGCTCTGCGACGGCGACATCCTCCTGCGGCAGACCGCCTGGGTGGCCGACCTTTTGGCCGATACGCGTGAGAACGTGCTCACGATGATTCGTTTTGACGCGCTGGGGCAGGAGGAGATGAAGATCCGCCTCGGCGACACCGACGCGATCGAAGGGCTGAGTAAGGGGCTCGATCCCCAAAGCTCTCATGGGGAGTCGCTGGGCGTGCAGAAGGTCGGGCCCTCGGCCTTTGAGGCGCTGAAAGATCGGCTGGAGGCGCTCAACGCCGAGGAGCGCGTGCGCCTCTACTACGAAGATGTCTTTGCGGAGCTTATCCCGCAGGGCTGCGCGTTTTACGCCCGCGAGGTCGCGCCGGGGAGCTGGACGGAGATCGACACGATCGACGATCTGGAGGCGGCCCGCGCGCTCTACCAGAGTTGGAGCGTGGCATGAGCGCGTCGACCTATGGCGAGCGCTTAAGCCAGGCCCTGGCGTTTAAGTCGCTCGATGTGGAAGAGCCCATCGATCGTTACTTTCATCGCCCGGTGGCCGCGGCCGTGGCCGCCGCGCTGATCCCGACCGGGCTCGGCCCCAACCACGTCACCCTGATGAGCCTGATCAGCGGCTGGACGGGATCGGTGGCGCTCTACTTTAGCTTTTTTGAGGGTTGGGGCGGCTCGTTGGGGTGGTTGGTCGCGGCCTTCTTTCTCTTTGGCGCGGTGATCCTCGATTGCGCCGACGGGCAGCTCGCCAGGGCCCAGGGCGGCGGCACGCGGGTGGGGCGCATCCTCGATGGTTTTGTGGATGTGCTGGTGCTTCTGCCGGCCTACGTGATCCTGGGCTTTGGGATTCGCCACCTTTATGGCAGCGGCTGGTTTGTGGCCGCGGCCGTGGCGGGCTTCTCCACCTGGATTCACTGCATCATCTACGACAAGCTCAAGAACCTCTATCTGGCCCACACCATGCCGCAGGCCGGCGGCGGTGAGGGCACCGAGACGGTGGAAGCGGTGCGAGCCGAGCTGGCCGAAGCCCGCGCGCAGGGCCAACTTCTCGAGCGTTTCTTGCTCTGGATTTATGTGGGCTACCTTCAGGTGCAGGAGCGTTTTGCCAGCGGCAGCACCGAGAAGCGCAGCGAGGTGAATGACCCGGCGGCGATCGCGCGCTACCGCGGTGCCCACCGTGGCACCATGCGCCTGGCGAGCTGGATGGGGCTGGGCACGCATATGTTTGTGATTTACGGGGGCGTCGCGCTGATGAGCGTCGCTCCGGAGGCCGCACTGGGCATGCAGGTGGTGTTGGCGACCCTCTTTAACGCGGTGATGATCGTGGTGATGTGGCGCTCGCGGGGGTTCGCCGCGCCGGTCGAAGCGCAACATTGATGCATCAGGGTGATGACGCGATGAGTTCAACCTCCACCGATGGCGCGCGCTCGTCTGAGCCCGGGCAAAGTGCAGCACGGGCGGTGTACTACCCTGAGCGCGCCGGCGGGCTGGGGCGCGTGACCACGCCGGTGGGGGATGTGCACGTGGCCAACGTCAGCGGCCCGCTCACCTCGGCGGGGCGCGACCTTGGGAGGCGGCTCGCCACCGAGCTTCGCGAAGGCGCCCACCGCGCCTTTGACGACTACGTGCAGCGCATCAGCGCCGAGAGCGGCTCACGGGTCATCGCCGCGGCCGGCAGGGTCGTGGGCGGGGCGGTGTTGCCTCGCCTGCTCCGCCAGCGCCTTCCGGCCGAGCATCTTCAGATTTTGACGGCCTTCGCCGAGGGCGCCGGGCTCGATGTGGAGGAGGCCCTGGCCACCCAGCAGATCTGGGATCAGTGGGCGTGGGCGCGCGCCGGCAATGTGGCCGGGCTGGTGGAAGGGCGGCTTAAAGCCCGCTCCCATTCGCCCCTTCTGGCCTCCAGCGCGGTGGTGGTGCCCACGGACACCTGCGGGGTGCTGCACGCCTTTAGCTTTGAGAACGCCGCGGTGGAGCGCTGGGATCGGGCAGCGCGGGTGGTGGTGATGCACCCCGACCACGGGTTTAGCTATGCGCTGGTCAGCTCGCTGGGGTTTTTGACGGGGTTGCCCGCCGGCATGAACGCCGCCGGGCTGACGCTGAGCACGCATCCCGGGCCGGCGGCGCTGGGAGATCGGGCGGGGGTGCCGCTCGGACCGGCGGCACTGCAGGTGCTCAATGAGGCGCGCACCATCGAGGAGGCCGTGGCGATTCTGCGGCAGCACCCGCCGATGACGAGCTGGACCTACGTGCTCAGTGAGGGGGCCAGCGGGCGTAGGGCAAAGGTGGAAGTCAGCCCGCTGAGGGTGGGCGTGGAGGTTGAAGAGGGGCGCGGACTTTTCGTGCGTGGCGGGCCGTCGACCGCCGAGCTGCAGCGCTCCCCGGCGCTGGCGCGGGAAGAGGCGCGCCGCGACGCCCACCTTGGCAGCCTGATCGCCACCTGGCGCTCCGACCGACCCCTCCCGCTGATGGAGCTCGCCCGCGGCCTGGGCGGCGACAGTGAGGCTGCGCCCGGTTCCGACGCCATCCGCATCGCCGAGGTGATGTCGGTGATCTTCGAGCCGGCCGCCGGGCGCCTCTGGGTGGCGGCCGGGCGCGCGCCCACCGCGCTGCGCTGGTTTGTGCCGCTGCGCCTTCGCGGCGCCCATGGCGAGGCGCGCGCCGAGCTCGATACGCGCGTGGAGCCCGTGCAGGCCTGGCCCACCTGGCAGGAGAGCGCGCGCGGGCGCGCCGCGGACTATTACCGCAACGCCTACCGTCTCTACCTCGAAGGCGAAGATCCGCAGCGCCTGCTCATCACCCTGGAGTACGCCGTGGCGCTGGAGCCGACCTCCGCGCGCTACCACGTGCTGGCGGGGCTTGTGGCGCTGAGCGCGCTGCGCGGCCGCCGGGCCGAAGGCGCGTTTCGCCGCGCGCTCGATGCGATCGATGAGGCCGGCCGCCGCGCCGAGGTGGGGCTCTATCTGGGCTGGGCGCTCGACCTGCAGGGGCGCCGCAAGGCCGCCCGCGAGCTCTACGCCCGCGTCAGCGACGATGCTCAGGCCCACGGGGTCACGCGTCGCGCCGCGGCGGCGGCGCGCCGTCGTCGCTTCAGCAACCGCGAGGCGCAGCGGCTGCACATCGACTTCGTGCTCGCCAGCGCGCTCTAAGCTCGCCATCGGCTTAAGGAATCGTTACTCTGAAAGCTGTTCGACCCAACGAACACTTCCACAGCGAATCAGGGTCATGCGATGAGCGACGCGAATCGCCCGGGCGCGGGAACCCCGCAGCTCCTCAACACCACGCAGCGCGCCAACTCTCCGGAGCGGCGCGAACATGAGCGCGTGCCGGTCAACCGCGAGTTTGCGGTGATCGACGCCTACATCGCCGAGTACGTCACGAGCATCTCGCGGGGCGGAGTCTTTATCCGCTCCAAGAAACCGCTGGCGCTGGGCACCCGCGTCACCCTGAAGTTCTCGGTGATCCTCGATGATGTCGAGACGGTGGAGGGCGAGGGCGAGGTGGTGCGCGTGGAGGCGAGCGGCCCGGAGATGGGTATGGGAGTGGCGTTTACGCGGCTCAGCGGAGAGAGCAAGGCGCTGATCGACGCGCTCTTTGAGCGCTACGAGGCGCAGTACCCCTCAGTTTAAGGCAGGTCTCAGTAGCTGCCGGTGCGCAGGTAGCGCTCAATGGCCTGGTAGGCCACGGCCAGCTCCTGGGAGAGGTTGGTGGCGACCTTCTCCATCTCCGGATCGTTGGCGAAGTTATCCGGGTGGTAGCGGCGCATCATGTTGCGGTAGGCCGCCTTGACCGTGGGAAGATCGCTTCCGTAGGGGACTTCCAGGTTGGCGTAATAGTCGCGCAGAGTCTTGGGGCCCTGGGTCGCCGGAGGGGCCGCGTTAGCGGAGGCCGGCCGTGGGTTCTGGCCGATCTCCTCCCAGCCTTCATCGGCGGACTCCGGGTTGATGATCGAGCGCAGGCCACCGCGCTCCTCGAACTTCTGCACGTTATCGAGCAGGTGGTTGAGGTTGGCGCGCACCGTGCGCATCAGGCGGTCTTTAAGCTCACTCATAGCGGTACAACTCCGGGGGCCGAAAGGCCGGTCATTGGATCGAGGCCTCAAAGCTCTCGCGTTTGTTCTCGCGCCAGAAGAGGGCGAAGGCCACCACCACAATCGCCAGGCCCACCAGCGCCCAGAGCACGGCCCAGACGGTGGCCGGGATGCCCGTAAACTGCGCCATGTTGACCGCGTCGGAGTGGCCGCGCGCGGCCACGGTGTGGTCGATGAGGTAGCGGATGGAGTGCAGCCCGTCGAAGCTCAGCTGCACGCCCAGCGCGATGACCAGCATATGCTGCACCCAGGGCGCGGCATAAAACGCGACGCCCAGCAGCAGGGCGGCGGCCACAAGGCCGATGGCCCAGGTGAGCAGCGCGCCGGAGAAGCCCAGGTAGGCCAGGGCGGCAAGTGTTGCTACCGCGCCGCCGGCATACAACGCGCCGGCGGGTTGGTCGGCCCGCGACCGCCGGCGCCCCAGCGCCCACAGCCCCACGCCCACGATAAATCCGCCCACGGCCAGCAACGAGCTGCCGTAGCCGCCGAAGACCGCGGTGGCCACAAGCGTGCCCACACCGAGTACCATCAAGACCTTGCGCGCCCACACCTGGCGTCGGCCGGCGACCAGAAGCGCCGCGCCCAGCGCGACGGTGCCCAGATAGCCCGCCGAGCTGATCAGCAGGCTCGCGCCGCCTCGGCTCAAGGTCAGCCCGCTGGTGTCCAGGTTGACGTGCATGCCGCTGACCGAGCCGCCGGTGACGACCGTGGCCAGCGCGTGGCCTGTCTCGTGCACAAAGGTGCCAAAGAGGCGCAGCGGGTAGGCCACGATGTAGCCGTAGGGCACCAGCATGGTCACGACCACCAGGGCCACCGCAAAGAGCAAGAGCGTGCGCGCCGAGGGGTTAAATTTGGATGAGGCCATGGGGGCTCCTGAAGATGCGGCGAACCTTTGAGGTGACGAAAGTCGCTCCGCGATGCGACACGATGGGGTGCGGGTCATCATCGACGCTGCTAAACATACCAACCGACGCGCCGCTTGCCAGCCCGGGGGCGATCCTTACGCCTCTAGCAGTGCGCGGGCCGCCGGGCGCGTGCGCCGGCGCATCGTCAAGAACATCGCGCGCGCTGGCCAGCATTCCCCGACGTGCCGCGGCATAGCCGGCGCTCGCTGTGGGTTGACGGTGTGGCAGCGCGGCGTAAGGCTTCCTCTCTGAGCGCCGTCTTTAAGGTAGACGGCCCTCGGGCACTCGCTCGACCTGCCCCACTGATACGGCACCTCATCAGGAGTTTTTCGTGGATCGCGACCCCCTCCAGAGCTCGACCTGTTGCACCGGCGATGGGTGCGCCTCCGACGCGCCGCCCACCGAGGCGTCATCGGCGCATCGTGATGGTGGGGGGCACCTTCACGATCATGGTCACGATCACCACGATCATGATCACCACGATCATGATCATCACCATGACGCGCATGAGCCCTCCCACGAGGTGTCTGACGCCCCGGCGAGCTCCGCCGCCGCGCGCACCGTCTTCGACGTGGAGGGCTTATGTTGCCAGAGCGAAGTGCGGATGATCGAAGACGCGCTGCAGGGCGCGCCGGGCGTCGCCGAGCTGCGCATCAGCGTGCCCTCCGGCACCCTGACCGTGTACCACGACGGGCAGAGCTCGCGCGATGAGGCCACCGTGGCCGCCCTGGGACGCGTGGGGCTTAAAGCCCACCCGCGCCGGGAGGCCGGCCGCCGCGCCGCGCCCTCAAGCTCCGCCTTTGACGGGCGCTTCTTTACGGTGGTGGCCGGCGCCCTGCTCACCGCCCTGGGTGCCTTCTTGCGCTTTGGCGTTGAGGGCGCGGCGATGGCCGAGAAGTTGGCTCTGGGCGCGGCGATCGCAGTCGGCGGCGTCTATGTGTTTCGGCAGGCCTTTCATGCGCTTCGCCAGCGCCGCATCGACATCAACATCCTGGTGACTGTCGCCGTGATCGGGGCGGCGGCCATCGGAGAGTGGTTCGAGGCCACGGCCGTGATCCTGCTCTTCGGGTTTGCCGAGTGGCTGGAGGCCCGCTCGATGGTGCGGGCGCGCGAGGCCATCGGCGCGCTTGTTTCGCTGGCCCCGCCGGTGGCGCGGGTGCGACGCGGCGAAGGTTTTGAAGAGGTCCCCGTCGACGAGGTGCGCCCGGGCGATGAGGTGGAGCTTCGTCCCGGCGCGCGTGTTCCGGTCGACGGCGAACTCTTGAGCGGCGTGACCGAGATCGACGAGTCGACCATCACCGGTGAGTCCCGCCATGTGCGCAAGGTCGAGGGCGACGCCCTCTACGCCGGCACGGTCAACCAGGCCGGCCGCGTGCGCATGCGCTGCACCGAGCCGGCCTCGCGCAGCACCCTGGCCCGCATCATCGACGC
Coding sequences:
- a CDS encoding M50 family metallopeptidase, with amino-acid sequence MASSKFNPSARTLLLFAVALVVVTMLVPYGYIVAYPLRLFGTFVHETGHALATVVTGGSVSGMHVNLDTSGLTLSRGGASLLISSAGYLGTVALGAALLVAGRRQVWARKVLMVLGVGTLVATAVFGGYGSSLLAVGGFIVGVGLWALGRRRSRADQPAGALYAGGAVATLAALAYLGFSGALLTWAIGLVAAALLLGVAFYAAPWVQHMLVIALGVQLSFDGLHSIRYLIDHTVAARGHSDAVNMAQFTGIPATVWAVLWALVGLAIVVVAFALFWRENKRESFEASIQ